From the genome of Sporosarcina sp. 6E9, one region includes:
- the rplL gene encoding 50S ribosomal protein L7/L12 translates to MTIEQILDAVKEMTVLELNDLVKAIEEEFGVTAAAPVAAAGAAGGAVEEEQSEFDVILTSAGDKKIQVIKAVREITGLGLKEAKAVVDGAPGPVKEGVAKEEAEELKAKLEEVGASVELK, encoded by the coding sequence AATCTTAGATGCTGTTAAAGAAATGACAGTTCTTGAACTAAACGACCTTGTAAAAGCAATTGAAGAAGAATTTGGCGTAACTGCTGCTGCACCTGTTGCTGCTGCTGGAGCTGCTGGCGGAGCTGTTGAAGAAGAGCAATCAGAATTCGACGTAATTCTAACATCTGCTGGAGACAAGAAAATCCAAGTTATCAAAGCAGTACGTGAAATTACAGGCCTTGGCTTGAAAGAAGCTAAAGCAGTTGTAGACGGCGCACCAGGTCCAGTTAAAGAAGGCGTTGCTAAAGAAGAAGCAGAAGAACTAAAAGCTAAACTTGAAGAAGTAGGCGCATCTGTAGAACTTAAGTAA